CGCCGATTTCGTCGAGGTGGACACCACCGCAGGACGGGTGCGTGGTCGCTGGCGCCCGACCACGGGAGGGCGGGGCAACCCGCGGACGGCGGCCTTCCTCGGCATCCCCTTCGCAGAGGCACCGACCGGCCCGTTGCGCTTCCAGGCTCCGGTGCCCAAGGCGCCGTGGGACGGCGTGCGGGACGCGCTCGAGTTCGCCGCCACCGCACAGCGCGGCGACCCAGGGGTGACGCTCATTCCCGAGCCGAGCATCGAGGGCGACTCCACGCTCAACGTGAACGTCTTCACCCCGAGCCCGGAGACCACTGAGCAGGTGACCGGTCTTCCGGTGCTCGTCTGGATCCACGGCGGCGGCTACTTCGCGGGCTCCCCGGCGAGCCCCTGGTACGACGGCCGGAACTTCAACCGCGACGGCGTGGTGACCGTGTCGCTCTCGTACCGTCTGGGATTCGACGGCTTCGGGTGGATCGAGGATGCGCCGTCGAACCGCGGTGTGCGCGACTGGCTGCTCGCCCTGGAGTGGGTGCAGCAGAACATCGCCCGGTTCGGCGGGGATCCGTCGCGGGTCACGATCGCCGGGCAGTCCGCCGGGGGTGGGGCCGTGCTGACCCTGCTCGGCATGGAGAAGGCGCAGCACCTGTTCCACGGGGTCTACGCGATCTCCGGAGCCCTCGCCGATGTGGCTCCGGCGCGCGCGGAGGAGTTCGGTCGGGGGCTCGCCGCGTCCGCCGGGGTGGAGCCGACCGTGGCCGGGTTCTCGTCCCTCGCCGAAGACCGCATCCTCGAACTGCAGAAGAAGGCCACCGAGCTCGGCCCCGATGCTCTCGGTAGCGTGGTGGAGGACGGCCTCCCGCTCGGCCCTGCCGTCGACGGCGATCTGCTCGTGCGTCCTACCCGGGAGTCGATCGCCGCGGGGGTCGGCGCGGACAAACCTCTCGTGCTCGGCGCGACCGATGACGAGTTCACCATGGTGTTCGCGGGGGCCGAGAAGAAGCTGCGCTGGGTGCCGCGGTCGCTTCTGTTGAACCGGCTCGGGCTGCCGAAGAGCGCGCGGAGGGCGTACCTGGCCGCCAACGCCGACATCACCGGACTCGGCAATGCCCGCGTGGGCGGTCGGCTGCTGACCGACCGCATGTTCCGCACGGCGCTGCTCAAGGTCGTGGCCGACCGCGGTGACGCGCCGACCTGGCTGTACCGGTTCTCCTGGCCGTCCGGACACTTCGGCTTCGCCGAGCACTGCCTCGACGTGCCGTTCTTCTTCGACTGCCTCGACGGTCCGGCCATGGAGCCGCTCGCCGGACCGAACCCTCCGCAGGAGCTGGCCGATGAGGTGCACGGGGCCGCCGTCGCCTTCATCACCACCGGCGACCCGGGCTGGCCGCGCCATCACGGGGCCGCGGGCATCGCGCGGGTCTACGACGTCCCCACGCGCGACGTCGCCGACGCCTATGCCTCCGTGCGACCGCTGCTCGGCTGACATCGGCCGACGCACCGGGGTGTCAGGCGACGTAGACCTTGCGCAGCGTCTCGGTGACGGTCCAGGTGGTGCGCATGCCGTCCGCGAGGCGCACCACCGAGCCGGGGCCGACCTCGAGGTCGGGCAGCCCGGACGAGGCGAACGCGATCGTGGCACGGCCCGTCAGCACGACGA
Above is a window of Microbacterium aurugineum DNA encoding:
- a CDS encoding carboxylesterase/lipase family protein, which codes for MTDTEFETAADFVEVDTTAGRVRGRWRPTTGGRGNPRTAAFLGIPFAEAPTGPLRFQAPVPKAPWDGVRDALEFAATAQRGDPGVTLIPEPSIEGDSTLNVNVFTPSPETTEQVTGLPVLVWIHGGGYFAGSPASPWYDGRNFNRDGVVTVSLSYRLGFDGFGWIEDAPSNRGVRDWLLALEWVQQNIARFGGDPSRVTIAGQSAGGGAVLTLLGMEKAQHLFHGVYAISGALADVAPARAEEFGRGLAASAGVEPTVAGFSSLAEDRILELQKKATELGPDALGSVVEDGLPLGPAVDGDLLVRPTRESIAAGVGADKPLVLGATDDEFTMVFAGAEKKLRWVPRSLLLNRLGLPKSARRAYLAANADITGLGNARVGGRLLTDRMFRTALLKVVADRGDAPTWLYRFSWPSGHFGFAEHCLDVPFFFDCLDGPAMEPLAGPNPPQELADEVHGAAVAFITTGDPGWPRHHGAAGIARVYDVPTRDVADAYASVRPLLG